A stretch of Paraburkholderia phenazinium DNA encodes these proteins:
- a CDS encoding FadR/GntR family transcriptional regulator — MTASPALTAPPARARGSLADRVVNYINEQVAAHTLKPGDKLPTETTLMSLLGVSRTVVREAISRLQANAVIETRHGIGSFVLEPRREPLGLEMVPATTLADLLSVMELRISLETECAGLAAQRASERDLANIRAALDAIGATSRAGGDSAAADLRFHVAVASATGNRYFVDILTQMGTALIPRHRVDSPSLAHSDPAAYMARVNVEHESILDAIARRDPEGARAAMRMHLSSSRERLRRLSVGASEEGVERTA; from the coding sequence ATGACCGCGTCCCCAGCCCTCACTGCGCCGCCTGCGCGCGCGCGCGGAAGTCTTGCTGACCGGGTGGTGAACTACATCAACGAACAGGTCGCGGCGCATACGCTGAAGCCGGGCGACAAGCTTCCCACCGAGACGACCTTGATGTCGCTGCTTGGCGTCAGCCGGACGGTGGTGCGCGAGGCTATCTCGCGACTGCAGGCCAATGCGGTGATCGAGACGCGTCATGGCATCGGCAGCTTTGTGCTTGAGCCGCGCCGTGAGCCGTTGGGTCTCGAGATGGTGCCCGCCACGACGCTTGCGGACCTGTTATCGGTCATGGAACTGCGTATCAGCCTCGAAACCGAGTGTGCAGGGCTCGCCGCGCAGCGCGCGAGCGAGCGCGACCTGGCTAATATTCGCGCCGCGCTGGACGCTATCGGAGCCACCAGTCGCGCCGGCGGTGACAGCGCAGCCGCAGATCTGCGGTTTCACGTCGCGGTGGCGAGCGCTACGGGTAACCGCTATTTCGTGGACATTCTCACGCAGATGGGCACCGCCTTGATTCCCCGGCATCGTGTCGATTCGCCGAGTCTTGCCCACAGCGATCCCGCCGCATACATGGCGCGGGTCAATGTTGAGCACGAGAGCATTCTCGACGCCATTGCCCGGCGCGACCCGGAGGGTGCGCGTGCGGCCATGCGGATGCATTTGTCGAGTAGCCGCGAACGGCTGCGACGCTTGAGTGTGGGCGCGTCGGAAGAGGGTGTCGAGCGCACGGCCTGA